The Setaria viridis chromosome 9, Setaria_viridis_v4.0, whole genome shotgun sequence sequence ATTTTTTTGTTTACAAACGAAGTAAGcacctttcatttttttaagtCAATGTAATGATGCAAAAAATCTTTTGCgtgctcggggggggggggggggggggggggggggtttaaaATGGAAACTAACctcttgcctttttttttttttcaatttcacGCTGCTGCAGGTGGCTGCGGTGCATGCGTCGTCCTCGTCTCCAAGTACGACCCAGCCACAGATGAGGTGACCGAGTTCTCGGCGAGCTCCTGCCTGACGCTGCTCCGCAGCGTGGACCGCTGCTCGGTGACCACCAGCGAGGgcattggcaacaccaaggaTGGATACCACCCTGTGCAGCAGCGCCTCTCAGGCTTCCACGCCTCGCAGTGTGGCTTCTGCACGCCCGGCATGTGCATGTCCATCTTCTCCGCGCTTGTCAAGGCCGATAAGGAGtccggccgccccgccccgcccgccggttTCTCCAAGCTCACCACATCGGAGGCTGAAAAGGCTGTCTCAGGCAACCTGTGCCGGTGCACTGGGTACAGGCCAATTGTGGACGCCTGCAAGAGCTTCGCGGCCGACGTTGATCTTGAGGACCTGGGTCTCAACTGCTTCTGGAAGAAAGGTAGCGAGCCTGCAGAAGTGAGCAAGTTGCCCAGCTACAGCAGTGGTGCCGTCTGCACGTTCCCAGAGTTCCTCAAATCCGAGATCAGGGCCTCAGTTGACCAGGTGAACAGGGCTCAAGTTCCAGTTTCCGATGACGGCTGGTACCGTCCTAAGAGCATTGACGAGCTTCACAGGCTGTTCGAGTCTGATTCCTTTGATGAGAATTCTGTAAAGATAGTGGCTTCAAACACTGGGTCTGGAGTGTACAAGGATGAAGATCTTCATGACAAGTACATTGACATCAAAGGGGTCCCAGAGCTCTCAGTCATCAACAAAACCAGCAAGGGAGTTGAGCTTGGATCAGTTGTGTCCATCTCTAAAGCGATTGACGTGTTGTCAGATGGAAATCTGGTCTTCAGAAAGATTGCTAATCACCTGAACAAAGTGGCTTCACCGTTTGTTCGGAACACTGCAACCATAGGTGGAAACATAATCATGGCACAGAGGTTGCAGTTCCCGTCAGACATTGCAACCGTGCTACTGGCTGCAGGTTCAACCGTCAGTATCCAGGTGTCTTCCAAAAGGCTATGCCTCACTTTGGAGGAGTTCTTGCAGCAGCCTCCATGTGATTCTAGGACCCTGTTGCTCAGCATATTCATTCCAGATTGGGGTTCAGATGGCCTCACCTTTGAGACTTTCCGAGCAGCCCCTCGTCCATTTGGCAATGCTGTCTCATATGCAAACTCCGCTTTCTTGGCAAGGACATCAAGCGGCCATCTCATTGAGGATATATGCTTGGCATTCGGTGCTTATGGAGCCGATCATGCCATCAGAGCTAGGAAGGTTGAGGATTTCCTGAAGGGCAAATCAGTGACCTCTTCTGTTATATTTGAAGCAGTCCGGTTGCTTAAAGAGACAGTTTCACCATCCGAAGGCACAACACATCCTGAGTATAGAATCAGCTTGGCTATCAGTTTCTTGTTCACCTTCCTATCTTCCCTTGCCAACAGCTTTGATGAAGCAACAAAGATTAATGTGCTCAATGGGTCATATACGAATGGAGTCGCGAACGGTAGCGCTGATTACTCACCAGAGGAGCATCTCAAGGTTGACAGCAATGATTTGCCAATACGCTCAAGACAAGAAATGATTTTCACTGATGAATACAAGCCAGTTGGCAAGCCGATCAAGAAAGCTGGGGCAGAGCTCCAAGCATCTGGTATTACTCTTATTCCAATGTACATACTGATTTAGCTTAAATCGATCTCCATGTCTGGGGCTTCTGAACATATTTATTGCAAGCCCTTTTCTTTTGCAGACTTCACAAAATAACTATTTGATGCTCTTTGGTTCATTTTGACTAAGCTAGCTTAGTCATGACAAAATAACCATCCGAAAAACTCCACCCTTTGCATATTTTTCCTTGTATTATTTGGTGCCTATAGTTTCTCCCGGAAAAATGCACTTAACCATATTCCTTTTACCGACGCAGGGGAGGCTGTGTACGTTGATGATATCCCTGCTCCCAAGGATTGCCTCTATGGAGCATTTATCTATAGCACACACTCTTATGCCCATGTTAAGGGTATCAACTTTAAAACATCTTTGGCTTCAAAGAAGGTCATCACAGTTATCACCGCAAAGGATATTCCCAGCAGTGGAGAAAATATTGGATCCAGCTTCCCAATGCTGGGAGATGAACCACTTTTTGCTGATCCAATTGCTGAATTTGCTGGTCAAAATATTGGTGTCGTGGTAATGTTTGTTTAGTGCTTTCAGATTTCACAAAACTGGCTATATGTTTTGTCTACCCAACCTTACTGTGGTGTGTTGCTGTTCTATCACTCAGATTGCTGAAACACAGAAGTACGCCTATATGGCAGCAAAGCAAGCTGTTATCGAGTATAGCACAGAAAATCTGCAGCCACCAATTCTGACAGTAGAAGATGCCATCCAACGAAACAGCTACTTCCAAGTCCCCCCATTTTTAGCTCCTAAGCCAGTTGGTGACTACAACCAAGGGATGTCTGAAGCTGATCACAAGATTATATCAGCTGAGGTAGAAAACTCGCTATGTTTCAAGAGGATGTATGCTTGAGTTTCCAATAAGGCCAGACACACTCACACCTagtatttttgtttcttcaggTCAAACTTGAATCCCAGTATTATTTCTACATGGAGACACAAGTGGCGCTTGCTATTCCTGATGAAGATAACTGCATAACCATCTATTCATCAACACAAATACCTGAGGTCACACAAAATGTGGTTGCAAGGTGCCTTGGCGTTCCATTTCACAATGTCCGTCTCATCACCAGAAGAGTTGGAGGAGGGTTTGGTGGAAAGGCAATGAAAGCAATACATGTAAGTCCTGAGTAAATAGAGATTTGCTTTTCTGCATATTTCTACTTTCAGTTACCAATATACTGCTAATGGATATTCATAATCTGACCAGATAACAGTTTGAGATAATGTGTGCTAGAGATGACCAAGAATTTCCTCTTTGTCAggttgcatgtgcatgtgctgTTGCTGCATTCAAGCTACAGCGTCCTGTTCGGATGTATCTCGATCGCAAGACAGACATGATAATAGCAGGCGGGCGGCATCCTATGAAGGTGAAGTACTCCGTTGGGTTCAAGTCAGATGGCAAGATCACGGCCTTGCACCTTGACCTTGGGATCAATGCTGGAATATCACCGGATGTAAGTCCATTGATGCCACCTGCTATCATAGGCGCTCTCAAAAAGTACAACTGGGGCAATCTTGCATTTGACGCCAAAGTTTGCAAGACAAATGTCTCATCGAAATCAGCAATGAGGGGTCCTGGAGATGTGCAGGGCTCTTTCATTGCTGAAGCCATCATTGAGCATGTTGCCTCGGCACTCTCAGTTGACACTAACACCATCAGGAGGAAGAATCTGCATGACCATGAGAGCCTTGCAGTGTTCTACGGAGAAAGTGCAGGTGAAGCTTCTACATACAGCCTGGTCACCATGTTTGATAAGCTGGCCTCGTCTCCAGACTACCACCGCAGAGCAGAAATGGTTGAGCACTTCAACAGAAGCAACAAGTGGAAGAAACGTGGCATTTCTTGTGTGCCAATCACATATGAAGTTAATCTTCGACCGACTCCAGGCAAGGTGTCTATCATGAATGATGGTTCCATTGCAGTTGAGGTTGGAGGAGTTGAGATAGGGCAAGGGCTGTGGACTAAAGTGAAGCAGATGACAGCGTACGGGTTGGGACAGTTGTGTCAGGACGGTGGCGAATGCCTCCTTGACAAGGTACGGGTTATCCAGGCCGACACATTGAGCATGATCCAGGGAGGGTTCACTGGTGGGAGCACCACTTCTGAAACAAGCTGTGAAGCGGTTCGACTGTCGTGCGCTGCACTTGTTGAGAGGCTTAAGCCTATAAAGGAGAGTCTGAAGGCTAAGGCTGGCACAGTGGAATGGAGTGCCTTGATTGCTCAGGTGAGAATAAGCTTTGAATATTCTGATTTTTCACAGTAGCGTGCCAAGAATAACAGTTGTTTTAATCTTTGTTTGCTTTctttgccacatcatcaaatGGCAAGCAGTAGAAAGTAGCAGTAGCAATTTAGAGAAGAATCTTACTAGTCCCAGGAAAACAATATCTGTTGGTATGTCAGTTGGTCATGTCATTTTGTTCCTCTCATGCAGGCAAGTATGGCAAGTGTGAATTTAACGGCGCATGCATACTGGACCCCTGACCCAACTTTCAGAAGGTACCTGAACTATGGAGCTGCCATTAGTGAGGTATCCTGATCCAAACTGCAATAATGACACTGCAAATGCAGCTACCAAGCTAAATTGTCGGAGGCTGCAGATTCAGTCCTGCTCATTGCTGACAAATGATTTGAATTTCATCCCAGGTGGAAGTTGATGTCCTGACTGGAGCAACCACAATTCTAAGGAGCGATCTCTTGTACGATTGCGGGCAAAGCCTGAACCCAGCTGTGGATTTAGGCCAGGTTAGCCACGGAACAAAAACTGCTCGTGCGCATCACTGCATCAGTGGAAATGTGTTTCTCTGAACACTGCTTTTGAATCCTGATTCACTCAGGTGGAAGGTGCATTTGTCCAAGGAGTGGGCTTCTTCACAAATGAGGAGTACGCAACAAACTCTGATGGCCTGGTCATCAACGACGGCACATGGACATACAAGATCCCCACGGTTGACACCATCCCGAAGCAGTTCAACGTCGAGCTGATCAACAGCGCCCGCGATCAGAAGCGTGTCCTCTCTTCGAAGGGTGAGCCTTTCCTCACAGTTTTCATCACCTCCTGGCCTCCTTACATTCTTGCAGACCGTGTCAATCTCCTGAGAACTGAAAACACCCTTAATTTGAGCTCATGATGGCTGCCTGCACCCCCTGACATCTCTTGTTCTTTGTTTGCAGCGTCGGGTGAGCCACCCCTGCTTCTCGCGTGCTCGGTGCACTGCGCGATGAGGGAGGCCATCAGGGCCGCCAGGAAGGAGTTCTCCGTCTGCACCGGGCCAGCGAACTCCGCCGTCACGTTCCAGATGGACGTCCCGGCGACGATGCCCATCGTCAAGGAGCTCTGCGGCCTGGACGTCGTCGAGAGGTACCTCGAGAGCGTGTCCGCTGCCGGCCCAACCACCGCGAAAGCATAAATCCAGCACGCGCACTGCCCACGACGAACGAGGGTGATCAGTCAGTGTAAAATAGTAAATGGCGTGATGAAGACATACGTAAACTGTGGTGTGATGTACAGATAGCAATGGCGAGCTGCGAACTGTAGTTTTGTGAATCAGGAGTGGCGAATAATACAGAGGGGAAATTAAACTAAATAATTGGGTGCAGCGAATCCGTGGATGGAATCATGTGATTTCGACTGGATTTTTGAAGCAATTTTGCAAAATTAAATCTTCGTCCAGAGGTGCGTGCCTGCCTTCTAGGTAGATGGGGATCGGATTGGACGATTGGTTAGGCCTCGCCGTTGCCGCGGCTCAGGCCGCCATGTTTCCGGTCTCTTGCCCTCGCCGCCGGTCGCCACGAcggcccctcctcccccacgcgCCATTGGTTCGTCCCATGCCCTGCCGGGTGGCGAGGGAGTGTGGCGggctggcggccggcggcgccgcgggggaGCGGGATCCCACCAGATGTATTGAGGAGATTTTGGAACTCCGACGTATAAAAAAACCAATTAATTTGAAATATTTGAGGAAAAGAGATGCAAACGTTTTGTGATTTAATTCATGCTATTGTGTACTTTGTTTTGCATTGCGAAGTGATCCATTTTTAATTTGGAATGCGCAACCGGAAAAATCCACGTTACATATGCCTAAGGTTATTCCCTGTGGGAAGTTTCATCTCGTGATTTCCAAGAGTAAAGTAtcctgaaaaaaaataagttgatgaatgaaataatGCTCCAATACAGATTTTTATTTCACAATTTCATAGGGTAGTATGTCAATACATATTTttatttcacgatttcataggctGGTCGTACCATTCAATTATGggacatgtgattggatatggtaagatgaaatgaaactctatacccctcaatgcaagtttcaacaggtttcatagtcttggaaacaatgcatacacagtttcatcccgATAAAACTCCATCTATCTCTTACTTCATAATTACATTTCCATATTATCACATATGCTAATGTATCACCGTATTTAACTTGTACGAAATCTCTATGAAACTCCTGGTAGGATTAGCCTAAAATAAGAAGTGACTTTTACTATACGGGAGGACAGCTTTCACATATAGACTTGAAAAATACACAGAGCAATGACAAACGAAAAAAAAGACACAAGCTCACCATACACACCACTAGATAAGAGGACAAAACCTCCAATACGCCATTATCATCACTTGGCGCAGTCATGCCCAGCAACGTTCCACACAGCCGCAACAACTACAATGTAGTGTTGGTCGCCGCGGTCCGGTGCTTGTGCCCTGCCGACGTTATTTTGCACCGAACTAGTTCTTGGCAatactacattttttttttgccgccGCAAGtggctagttttttttttttggcaatggACGATCACAAGTTCTTAAGTCCTTTTACTGGCCAGTAGAATTTGGGTCTCGTCTGAAATTCGTCAGGATTACAGACTTGACAGAAATTTGTTGAGACATACTACTACTACTGTTTCCATCTACCGGGGTAAACCGGAGACCCAGCCAACGCACGCGCCAGGCCCGCGCGACCTCAGTGGCGTCGCGACTGCCGGGGTAAATTCGATgttctgttcgcttcagcttatcaacTATTAAATAGTGTTtttttctcacaacaaatcagccatttcagcttttcagccggcttataagtcgaGCTATTTTTCTCTCGGTGACGCAGGCAGCCATTTTCCTCTCGGTGACGCGGCGCCGGCTGACCAAAGTGGCAGCGTGCCGACGTTTCTGCCGGATCGCTCGCTCCGTCCTCCCGCCCTCGTACGTCGTACGTGACGTGCATCCACTTGCCACGATCGCGATGGCTTGTAACTGAAAAAAATGCACGTGCTGACCAGATGCTTTGCTAGTCCAACACGTACGCAGGCTAGTAGCTGGACTTCCAAACTCGTTTGGAAACAAGCGCCGGGCAGGTACATACACGATATAGCATccgtttcaaaagaaaaaaaacaatatatATGCTACTATCAGGCACGGACTTTTGGAGGGCGTGATGGCATTGGTCGCGCACCTTTGACGCCTTGACCGACCTGCACTGCAGCCGGGAGGACGCCTTCGCATccaggccggccggcggcgacgtcaGCGCGTACCTCAACCTCACCAGCTGCAGGCCTGCGGCGCCCGGGGACTCCTCGTATATAAATAGACACACATAGAAGAGGGCGCAGCCGCGAGAGCCGCTCCGTTGTCCCGTGCAGTGCAGGAGAGGAGAGCGCGAGGTCGCCGGCCGGTACGGTCGTCGAGGctgcgggcggaggaggagatggggagggcggcggcggcggcggtggtggtggcggtgaacGGGCAGAGGTACGAGGTGGCCGGCGTGAAGCCGTCGACGACGCTGCTCGAGTTCCTGCGCACTCGGACCCCGGTCAGGGGCCCCAAGCTCGGCTGCGGCGAAGGTACGTACCGCGTGGTGAGAGTGACTGGCTGGCCGGCCTGCACTTGGTTTGTTTGTTCGATTTGGCGTGTTTTTGGTGTGCAAAATTGAAGCTTTGGGTTTTCACAATCTGACAACGCAAGTCTGATGATGTTGACAATAATCGAAGTTGTCGGCCAAAATCACAAGTACTACGTAGCAAAGTCGTTAAGGCTAGGCAAATCTAGCTAGGCgaaacaaaaatagaaaaaacgAAGAAAAGGCATGCAACAACAACAAGCGTCGTTGCTGGGGAATTCACCTTCAGTACCGATCCCAaacccctctttagtaccggttactATATCAGTATTAAAAGGGTCCTTTAGTATCGAGTTAAGGGGTttaaaaaaattttaaaaaagaaatttgCCGATCGGAGTTCCGGCCGCACCCGTCCGCCCGAGCGCCGGAACCCCGGCCGtaccccgccaccggccgcccttCCTCCGTATCGGCCGAGCCTGGTCCCAGCCCTCGTCCCCGCCGGCTCGCCTCCCCTACGACCCCTTACCGGCCCTCTCGCCCGACCGACCGCCCTCGCAACGCGCTCTGCTGgccccctcgcgccgccggccgccctcacCCATAAAGAGAGAGGTGAGGCCACAGACCTCATCCTGCCGTGTAGCCACCCCTTAGATCCCGTtgcccccaccgcgcctccatGCTTTCCCATCGCGTTGGCCTGCATATCCTGCTACTCCACGCGCCATTGCACGCTACTACTCCACGCGCCGTCGCCTGCTGCAGctccccgcgccgtcgcccgccaCTCCACCTCTGCActcacccccccccccgccgcgcTGTCGCCTCACCTTGCCCTGCCACCGCTCCTCACCGGTGTCGCAGTGAGCGGCGCacggaggggagaggggaggggcagccgtgaggggaggggaggggcgtgCTTGGAAGAATGGGAGGAAGAGAAGCGAGGCCGCTGTGgggggagaagggagagaggagggtcaTTCGGGAGGCGTGCGGATAAGACGGTGAGGAGTGGACGCGTGCGGTGGACTTCAGTCCAGTGAAGtccaaattagtaccgggtggagtcttcacccggtactaaacgtTGCACGTTATTACCAGGTGAAGCTTCCACCGGTACTAAGGCCCTCATGCACATTAGTGCCGGGTGGCggcttcaactggtactaatgtgcaggtctttagtaccggtggaagcttcacccggtactaatgtgcaacctttagtaccaggtgaagactccacctggtactaaaggggttcacgAGGATCTCGTCAGGGGCTAGCCGTTAGATTCAGTACTAAGGTTCACATTGGTATCGGATTAAAATACAATCGGTACTAAGCTTCGGAATGAATGCTCAATTTTATGTTAGTGTGGGCATGCTCGACATCAAAGAAGACGATAGGAATGGAGAGGATAAGCAGACCAAGAAGCATGAGCCACCGTGCTCCCCGCCTGCTGTAGGCTGTAGCCTTGTCACGTAACCTCTCGCGTTGGGTGGTGGCGAGGGATCCCGGCTAGCTGGTTGGTTTTGTGCTCCCGTTTCTCCGTTTCCTCTCGCGTTGGGTGTTGCCGGGCTGGCTGGCGCTGCCGTTCGTCCATTTCATCAAGCGGGAGTTTCCTTTGGTTTTAGCTTCGAATCTTGTCTTCTTCCATCCTCATTTAGTCATTTCCCTTGGGGACAGATGATTGTCACCATCTCACGGACATGACAAAGAGAGATTGGCGATATCGCACCgattttttctaaattattaaggtgatttggatctCAAATAACGTATAAAACAAGTATAGCATTTTAAAAGCAGGGATCTAAACAATATACCAAGAGAACAACCACTATTGTATTAATCAAATACAAGTACAATCATGATTGCTTTCATACAAACATATGGTGCTAAAATTATAAAAAGAATATTATCTCCGTTCATAAATGTGGGGTATATTTTGTCTTGGCAGAGTATTCAGAAATAGGCTCAAACCATTGTtttcttgcaaaataattaGCTATACGTACAGGGGGTCACTATAGCGTGAACTCATTTTAAAGTTCTAGCTGCATAGTTTTCATACACGTATTCAAAATCCAACTAAGAGTTAGCACGAATATATTACCTTTTAGAAAATCactatattttttgaaaaacagGTATTATATTATTGAGGTTAACTGTTACTGTTTAGATCATTTTTGTTTTTAGCTCCTCACATTGTAGCGCAAAGAGATACGTGCTACGTTGGGTGACGTAATCACATTGCGATTGCGTCGTCgatcgtcgtcttcctccgtcCAGTTCGTGCCCTCCAGCGTCTGGGCGCCGTCCATCCCACTGCCTCGTCCCGTCCGAACATGAATCCGCCCTTCTCCGCTCCTCCGTCTCGTCTACTCCCCGGCAtcactccgcctccgccgcctttTCCTactcacggccgccgccgccgccgccgccaccaccgccgcaaaAGGGGGAAGAGATCTGATCGACATATCCTCTGGCCAGCAAGGCAGCAAGATCACTGGCTTCCTACCATCTCCGCGGCGACCCATTCCGGCCTCGTCGGCACCATCCGGATGAGGTTCCGACCTTGGTTCCTGTGTCAACATTTCAGCAAGTTCTATTTGCAGTTATGCTTCTCGGGTTGAAACATTAGTAACCCCGTTAGATGATGGAAATTGGTACCACCCTGATTCAGATGGGAGAAGTTTCAGTTTCCTTTGCACAGATTTGTTGC is a genomic window containing:
- the LOC117838077 gene encoding indole-3-acetaldehyde oxidase; its protein translation is MGEAAAAAGTVVVAVNGQRYEAAGVDPSTTLLEFLRTHTPVRGPKLGCGEGGCGACVVLVSKYDPATDEVTEFSASSCLTLLRSVDRCSVTTSEGIGNTKDGYHPVQQRLSGFHASQCGFCTPGMCMSIFSALVKADKESGRPAPPAGFSKLTTSEAEKAVSGNLCRCTGYRPIVDACKSFAADVDLEDLGLNCFWKKGSEPAEVSKLPSYSSGAVCTFPEFLKSEIRASVDQVNRAQVPVSDDGWYRPKSIDELHRLFESDSFDENSVKIVASNTGSGVYKDEDLHDKYIDIKGVPELSVINKTSKGVELGSVVSISKAIDVLSDGNLVFRKIANHLNKVASPFVRNTATIGGNIIMAQRLQFPSDIATVLLAAGSTVSIQVSSKRLCLTLEEFLQQPPCDSRTLLLSIFIPDWGSDGLTFETFRAAPRPFGNAVSYANSAFLARTSSGHLIEDICLAFGAYGADHAIRARKVEDFLKGKSVTSSVIFEAVRLLKETVSPSEGTTHPEYRISLAISFLFTFLSSLANSFDEATKINVLNGSYTNGVANGSADYSPEEHLKVDSNDLPIRSRQEMIFTDEYKPVGKPIKKAGAELQASGEAVYVDDIPAPKDCLYGAFIYSTHSYAHVKGINFKTSLASKKVITVITAKDIPSSGENIGSSFPMLGDEPLFADPIAEFAGQNIGVVIAETQKYAYMAAKQAVIEYSTENLQPPILTVEDAIQRNSYFQVPPFLAPKPVGDYNQGMSEADHKIISAEVKLESQYYFYMETQVALAIPDEDNCITIYSSTQIPEVTQNVVARCLGVPFHNVRLITRRVGGGFGGKAMKAIHVACACAVAAFKLQRPVRMYLDRKTDMIIAGGRHPMKVKYSVGFKSDGKITALHLDLGINAGISPDVSPLMPPAIIGALKKYNWGNLAFDAKVCKTNVSSKSAMRGPGDVQGSFIAEAIIEHVASALSVDTNTIRRKNLHDHESLAVFYGESAGEASTYSLVTMFDKLASSPDYHRRAEMVEHFNRSNKWKKRGISCVPITYEVNLRPTPGKVSIMNDGSIAVEVGGVEIGQGLWTKVKQMTAYGLGQLCQDGGECLLDKVRVIQADTLSMIQGGFTGGSTTSETSCEAVRLSCAALVERLKPIKESLKAKAGTVEWSALIAQASMASVNLTAHAYWTPDPTFRRYLNYGAAISEVEVDVLTGATTILRSDLLYDCGQSLNPAVDLGQVEGAFVQGVGFFTNEEYATNSDGLVINDGTWTYKIPTVDTIPKQFNVELINSARDQKRVLSSKASGEPPLLLACSVHCAMREAIRAARKEFSVCTGPANSAVTFQMDVPATMPIVKELCGLDVVERYLESVSAAGPTTAKA